From the genome of Alicyclobacillus sp. SO9:
TTGGCATTATCATGCTGTCTCTCGTGGATGGACAACCAAAAGTGCTGAACCTGAGAGACATGATTTATTTTTACCTGCAACATCAGAGAGATGTAGTCCGCAGGCGGACACAGTTTGATCTCAACAAGGCTGAAGCCCGCGCTCATATTCTCGAAGGATTGCGGATTGCGCTCGATTACCTGGACGAAGTGATTGCTTTGATTCGAGGGTCGCAAACCACCGAAGAGGCTCGGGAAGGTTTAATCAACCGATTTGGATTGAGTCACGAGCAAGCTCAGGCAATCTTGGATATGCGATTGCAGCGCCTGACAGGATTGGAACGAGAAAAGATTGAAAATGAGTACAACGAACTGCTCGAGCTCATTAAACGTTTGCGAGAGATCCTGGCAGACGAACAACTGCTTCTCGGCGTGATTAGAAGGGAAATTCTTGAAATTCGAGATAAGTTCGGTGATGCACGACGAACTGAAATTATCGCTTCCGAAGGAGATATTGCCGACGAAGACCTGATTCCGGTTCAGGACGTGGCCATCACACTCACCCATGCAGGCTACATTAAGCGAATTCCGCTGTCTGCGTACCATACGCAAAAGCGCGGAGGCCGCGGTATATCCATGATGGGAACCCGCGAAGAAGACTTTGTGGAACACATGTTCATTACATCCTCTCACCACCATTTGCTCTTCTTTACAAACAGGGGCCGAGTGTACAGTGTGAAAGGATATGAGGTGCCTGAATACAGTCGACAGGCCAAAGGGATCCCAATTATTAATTTGCTTCAAATTGAGCCTGGAGAGCAGATTTCAACCGTCATTCCCGTTAGCACATTGAATGCAGAAGAAGTGTCAAATCAGTTTCTGTTCTTTGCTACGCGTCAGGGTGTAGTAAAGAAAACAGCTCTCGCAGACTACAGCAATTTACGAAAGACAGGTCTCATCGGTATCAATCTCCGAGAAGAAGATGAACTGATTTCTGTTCGCCTCACTGACGGCGAGCAAGATATTATCATGGCAACGTATAAAGGCATGTCGATTCGCTTCTCGGAAAAGAATGTTCGTCGCATGGGTCGTGCAGCAACAGGAGTCAAAGGTATACAACTTTCTGCCGAAGACAAGGTCATTGGTATGGATGTTGTTCAAAACGGAGAAAACGTGTTGGTGGTTACTACCCGCGGATACGGCAAGAAAACTCCTATTATCGACTACCGGTCCCAGACCCGCGGCGGTAAGGGTATCAAGACGTTAAATTGTACAGAGAAAAACGGCTTCATTGTTGGACTCAACATTGTGGACGATGAAGATGATCTGATGATCATAACCAATGCAGGAATCACCATTCGAATTCATGTAAAAGATATCTCCAAGCAAGGGCGCTTCACACGCGGCGTAAAACTCATCAATGTACCTGAAGGCGAAGAAGTCGCAACCGTTGCACGTGTCATTCCAGGGGACGAGGATGAAGAAGGCGCTGAGAATATCACAGACGTCATTGAGGTCGATGATGTCGTTGAAGTTCTTGAAGGTGTCGAGCTTGAAGATGCTGAAGACATGGACGGGTCTGAGGACATGGACGATGCTGAAGAAGCGGATGTTGTTGAGGACGAGCTTGAAGACGATGGAAGCGATGAAGAAGCGGAGGATGCTTCTGAAGAAACGGACAATGCTGAGGACGAGTAAGAGGGTTAAAGCAAGTAAGAGGGTTATAGTAAGTAAAAGTTTCCCAATGTAGATCTAAGCTCGAATTAGGAAAGTGAGTCTAATACTGATTTGAGCTCTCCATAAGAAACATGTAGAGGTCTTTACGCGTTAAAACGGCTTCAATACTGAGGGGAGAAACAGTAGATGGAGCCGAACGACCAGAGAGCTTGATGACAACATGACAACAGTGTAAAGATAAATGCGGCCGGCGACGTAACAGCGCTCGGCCGCTATTTCTATTGGAGATTGGCAAACGATGAGCCCATCAGCCTCGTAGTTAAACGTGTGGTTAAACGTGCGATTGAAAGTGCGATTGAAAGTGCGATTGAAGGCGCTATTTAAGAGTGATGGACTTGTAGTAAGACTTGTGGTTAAAATGGACTGTCAAATCTTCAAAAATCGGTACATACGAACTAGTATATACTGAACTTTCGGTAATTTGATAAAATAGTAATAATTAAAGTAGAGACACCCGTTCAATCAGTCCCGCATCATATCTATGTTGCCAGGAGGGCTTGATATGAAGAAAATTTTGTTCGCCGCGGATGGTTCGGACTCGGCTCTACATGCAGCAAAGTTAGCCAATGAATTTCTTGAAGTTTGGCCTGACGCAACCGTTGACGTTTTCTATGTAACGCAGATGTTCACGTCCGCCCATGGGGTCAACGTGTCGGCTGAATTTGCTAAAGACCTTGCCAAGGAAGTCAAAGAACACTCGATGGCACCATCTGAAAAGAACCAACATCGCGTTCGATTTCGGCATGAAAGAAGTGTAACATCTCCTGCTATTGTACTGGCCCAGGTGGCAAAAGA
Proteins encoded in this window:
- the gyrA gene encoding DNA gyrase subunit A, translating into MSDEFESRVLPIDLGQELRNSFLDYAMSVIVSRAIPDVRDGLKPVHRRILYAMYEVGMTPDKPHKKSARVVGDVLAKYHPHGDSAVYDALVRLAQTFSTRYLLVDGHGNFGSVDGDSAAAMRYTEARMSSITMEMLRDINKETVDFGPNYDENENEPLVLPSRFPNLLVNGSSGIAVGMATNIPPHNLTEVIDGVVAMIDNPEITMDELMAIITGPDFPTAGIILGRAGIRNAYRTGRGSVTIRARTEFEEMQGGKTRIVVNEIPYQQNKARLIEKIAELTRDKKIDGITDLRDESDRDGMRIVIELRRDVRPQVVLNNLYKHTGLQSSFGIIMLSLVDGQPKVLNLRDMIYFYLQHQRDVVRRRTQFDLNKAEARAHILEGLRIALDYLDEVIALIRGSQTTEEAREGLINRFGLSHEQAQAILDMRLQRLTGLEREKIENEYNELLELIKRLREILADEQLLLGVIRREILEIRDKFGDARRTEIIASEGDIADEDLIPVQDVAITLTHAGYIKRIPLSAYHTQKRGGRGISMMGTREEDFVEHMFITSSHHHLLFFTNRGRVYSVKGYEVPEYSRQAKGIPIINLLQIEPGEQISTVIPVSTLNAEEVSNQFLFFATRQGVVKKTALADYSNLRKTGLIGINLREEDELISVRLTDGEQDIIMATYKGMSIRFSEKNVRRMGRAATGVKGIQLSAEDKVIGMDVVQNGENVLVVTTRGYGKKTPIIDYRSQTRGGKGIKTLNCTEKNGFIVGLNIVDDEDDLMIITNAGITIRIHVKDISKQGRFTRGVKLINVPEGEEVATVARVIPGDEDEEGAENITDVIEVDDVVEVLEGVELEDAEDMDGSEDMDDAEEADVVEDELEDDGSDEEAEDASEETDNAEDE
- a CDS encoding universal stress protein gives rise to the protein MKKILFAADGSDSALHAAKLANEFLEVWPDATVDVFYVTQMFTSAHGVNVSAEFAKDLAKEVKEHSMAPSEKNQHRVRFRHERSVTSPAIVLAQVAKDEGFDLIVCGSHGRNAVNRFFLGSVSHGLVHHAEVPVLVARERTED